One window from the genome of Leucobacter aridicollis encodes:
- a CDS encoding MFS transporter — translation MNSVEVPEDKPRKFGALLDRRTGPYIGGGALSMMADNVEHVLAYWVLWQTFHSPWLVGFQIVSHWLPYLLFSVAAGALAERFDPRRVIQVGQGLFMAVSAAWGVLFFTGSLELWHACVLLVLHGIAGCLWMPAEQLLLYRFAGPKELPGAIRMNATFRSLAFLAGPVVGSALLLSIGPAAGMFVNILFYLPLTLFLWFVKIDRRDPEAAASEAEAPRATEKPMTFFSAFSVLGTIRRDRELLGMILLSALSAATIGAVIQNAMPEFAEGLGAGSAGLAYGVLLFANGAGGVLGGFLLEATGRVPTTARTAVVAAAILGITTVVFAASSIYALSVAALLVGGVARITADATEMSIVQLRAPDDERGRVIGAYTMFGPGMMTFSGLSVAVLGSLFGLRGSVLFGGTVLTLGAIVLGFFILRPGRAVEPADELPAADS, via the coding sequence ATGAATAGCGTCGAGGTGCCTGAAGACAAGCCACGGAAGTTCGGGGCCCTCCTCGATCGTCGGACGGGGCCGTACATCGGCGGCGGAGCCCTCTCGATGATGGCCGACAACGTCGAGCACGTGCTCGCCTACTGGGTGCTCTGGCAGACATTCCACTCCCCCTGGCTCGTCGGGTTCCAGATCGTCAGCCACTGGCTGCCATATCTGCTCTTCTCAGTTGCGGCCGGAGCGCTCGCTGAGCGTTTCGACCCCAGGCGCGTCATCCAGGTGGGCCAAGGGCTGTTCATGGCGGTCTCTGCAGCCTGGGGCGTCCTCTTTTTCACCGGCAGCCTCGAGCTCTGGCACGCATGCGTGCTGCTCGTGCTGCACGGCATTGCCGGCTGCCTGTGGATGCCTGCCGAGCAACTGTTGCTCTACAGGTTCGCCGGCCCCAAGGAGCTGCCCGGCGCAATCCGCATGAATGCGACGTTCAGGTCGCTTGCGTTCCTCGCCGGCCCGGTCGTCGGCTCGGCGCTCCTGCTGAGCATCGGTCCGGCCGCCGGCATGTTCGTGAACATCCTGTTCTATCTGCCGCTCACACTCTTCCTGTGGTTCGTGAAGATTGACAGGCGAGACCCCGAGGCGGCGGCTTCCGAAGCCGAAGCACCCCGCGCGACCGAGAAGCCGATGACGTTCTTCTCAGCGTTCAGCGTCCTCGGCACAATTCGGCGTGACCGCGAACTGCTCGGCATGATCCTGCTCTCGGCACTCAGCGCTGCGACGATCGGCGCCGTGATCCAGAACGCAATGCCAGAGTTCGCAGAGGGGCTCGGCGCAGGCTCCGCGGGCCTCGCCTACGGCGTCCTGCTGTTCGCGAACGGAGCCGGCGGAGTGCTTGGCGGGTTCCTGCTCGAGGCCACCGGCCGCGTCCCAACAACCGCTCGCACCGCGGTGGTTGCCGCTGCCATTCTCGGCATCACAACCGTGGTGTTCGCGGCGAGCTCGATCTACGCGCTCTCTGTCGCCGCGCTCCTCGTCGGGGGTGTCGCCCGCATCACCGCGGATGCGACGGAGATGAGCATCGTGCAGCTACGAGCCCCCGACGACGAGCGCGGGCGCGTGATCGGCGCCTACACAATGTTCGGTCCAGGCATGATGACGTTCAGCGGTCTCAGCGTCGCGGTGCTCGGCTCCCTGTTCGGCCTCCGCGGATCTGTGCTCTTTGGCGGCACTGTGCTCACGCTCGGTGCAATCGTGCTCGGGTTCTTCATCCTGCGGCCGGGCCGCGCGGTGGAACCCGCTGACGAGCTCCCCGCTGCCGACAGCTAG